The window AATCTTGATGGATGTCTATGTTGATTCTCTAAAATGGAGAGTATAGTTTGGGCTAAGACAATAAAGACTGTGAGAAGGAGAGCAAGTAagggaatgaaaaataaataaaaaaaattggcgCTTTAAAGAGTGTATTATCTGTGTGTTAGACTTAGTTAGACATGCAGGTATGCATATTTGAGTTACAGATTTTGAGCTCCATggaacaaaaaggaaaagatgaaaACATAGGAATTAATCTCATTTGATGTTTGACTaatgcaaaataataataatagaggTAAATTATGAAATATCCCCCGGAAATGGAACGAATCTCAAGTCATTACCTCTAATTTGAAAATACTTAGAAGTAAAGGTAGAGAGTTTAAATATCCCACACTGCTAGTGTGAGGaggaatctacacgtcacaccAATAGTtgtctttaaaaaaatattattcataTGAGACCCACATATTCAGAGTAGGAGGAAGTGACTTGAGTATGGGCGCTAGATTTAATAGTGGCCCATTCTAATGTATGGATGCTaaattgggccagcctagtatgagataggctAAAGAACTTGATTTAATGTATTCCATCAGTTGCAGAGCTTTTAACGTATCGATCAAATACCTAACAGTATTGTGTGATGAATTGTTTGTTTacgattttcattcttttctgcattgtTTTACGTTCACATTTTTTTACAAGATTTGGTTCTAGCTAGTTTCTTATTGGTTTTTCTGTTTTGCACCCATTAAAAAACCTGTCCCATAACCATCGCATCCCATTTAAAAATCGATCCCAAAATAAACTCCTAGAACTGTCTAATTTTGTACCCATGATTTGCTGATTTGAGAGATGGTAATGGATGGTGACCCTCTAAAATGATCAAGGATGAACTCTGGGTTTAATCTAATGCTTCCATGGGTAATCCGGCCAAACTTAAAAAAAGGAATAtttcttctcttgtcttttccctatttcttttttgttttgttttgttttggttttttttttcttattatcttTGTCTTTTTGATTTGGTGGGTCGTACGATTCTTAGAATGTACCTCACGCTTGAATTGTAGATTTGAGAGGGATCAGGTGGAGATATGAGAGAGAGACTAATTGTAAAGAAATGATTACATTATTGCTAACCTTTCCATATTTTAAATCACTATGTTCAGATGGAGCGGTTACACTAATTAAATGTTTGAAGTCATTTCAATCGTTGTATATCCTTATGATGGGGATAtgcatctcttctcctctacaTACGCATTGGCTAAAAAACTAATTTGTGGTATTTCAAATAAGTTTAAGATTTTAAACACCTTGTTTTTAAATGCTCACTTGGTATATCCATGTATTTTTTTCGTGTATTTTTCAGTCTCCCGATAGTCTTGATATGTACTTGATTGATGTTTCCTCAGAACAATATTTGCCTTGACTAAACACACTCCAATTGAAAGTAATGATTCTATTCTTATGAGTGTCAAAATGTACCAAGTACTGTATATTGATATTTATTTCAAACAAAATTATATATATCGAACCGTACCAAATAAATTTAATATTTCTCTAGCACTTGCTTTGATGATCATAACCATCTCTTGTTGTATTATTgttttaaatatataaatatatgtatgtataaatATATGCATACCTTTTTTTTGTAGGATGATAGCATCCAAAAGCTTAATTGGGAGTTACTCTCCAAACTCTTGTATTGAACTTAAGCTGAATAATTTGCTCAATTTATTCTTATCTAATTGTGAAAAGTTTTTCTCCACCAACAGGCATAGAAACCGTGCCTCTACACTAGCACTTAaagttttgccacatggatAACTAGTTAATGGTGCGAATAGTTCGTCCATCAAACTTCAGAATCAGATTCAATCATATACCTTCTCATGTGTATTAATATAGTACTTTATTTTGTCACTTAGCAAACTTTATTCTACCCGCCTCCAAAATTCTAACCTCATCCAATATCCATGTGACATAACTTGAGGTAGTACTCTCTACACCCACTagttaccaatttttttttatttttttatttttgatagttatCCTTATAATTATCATTGTTAATTAAGTTAACCATGATACAAATCCAAGCTTTTAGATCCTGTAAAAAAGCTGTGTAGTTTCTTGTGAGGCAGACAGTGAAGGGACTACTGAGATTGGAGAGGATGAAAAAGTTAAGGAATGGTCGGTTTGAAGATCCAATCAAAATCACATTGGAAGGATAAAAAAGGGTTTCTAGGGAGATTTAATATTTTAAGCAAGATTAACAAATGAGATTTGAATGTGTTTTAGAAAGATTAGTTGAACCTCCACATTATTGTCCAAGAGGATTATAATAAAATACTCAGATACCCATTAATTAACTTAACCTTCCTGTCCCCAAGAACACTCTTCACTACATGGTTAATTAGTGGCCAACAAGTATACATGACTAAAATCCTACATCCAATGAGACATTTAGGGTATATAGTCCAGTCCAGTCCAGTCACCATCCATAGTCCTAAAACATTTCTTGGTTTATTGGGAAACttaagtagagagagagagagagagagagagagagagagagagagttacttTAAGGTAATAGAAGAGTTGAGAGGTTTTGTTGTGTTGTTATTATTAGGGTTATGGGGGGATGGTCTACATGTTGGTACCTGTGTGATACACAAGGAAGTGATTGAAAGTGATTAATGATTGTATATATAAGATTAGTTAAAGATAATCCAAAGGTATTGCTCGACAAGCTGTGACTGACCTGAAACACAAACAAATAGAGAAAGAGCAAAAAAGTAGTCTCTTTCACCCTCTACCGTTCCCCTGTTTCTTTGtgtgttttgtattttcttttggattcaATAGTGTTTTATTTTAGTGGCACTATCTTTTGTTTCATTCGTTTCTGGAATATGCTTATTTGTTCTAAGATCACAtttttacatttacattatTAATGGGGATGACCTGTAGTTTAAGACTTAATTAATTGAGTATTAATTATATAAAACCATACATTAATTAAACACTACTGTTTATAAATGACATGGCCATGAACTGTTATTTGATGACCCATTTCATTCAATTGGTCATTCCAAGATTTCTCAAACAAGAGAATCAACTTAATGAGATGATCCTTGCTGTCCTGCAGTgaattaacctttttttttggttgaccTGTAGTTTGAGACTTTAATTAAGTTTGGAAGATATATAGATTTGAAtccattttattatatttatttttttgcaccTTGGTCATGAATGGAAAATGTGAGCTCACTACCAAAAAGGAATGGAAATGTGTCCATTGTGGTGAAGAGTATGTGCACTCCATATTCTATGTGGAAACATTTTGTTTCAGATTGACAACCAAACACTACCctaatttgttgttgttgttttttttttttttttgggggggggggggtgtgaatGGTATGAGCTATAGAGTTTATGAAATTTAAGTGTTTGATGGTTCAGATTGCTGTTATCATATGAGAGAACCAATTTAAGAAGTAGAAACCCCCTCAAACAACACTGAACTCACCTCCTCCATGGGCTGTGGATATCAGCTATAGAGTTCATGGAATTTAGATTCATCTttgtattatttattatttcttttgggggataaagaactctgtccaggagtgtggctcttatgcccagacacatgatgGGAGCAAAATGACTGTCCTGCctccatgaaaggcagaaattttatccatgttgatgcttctTCATGCATTCCTATTGGCTCTCATGCTGGTGCAAGGTCCACGCTTCTAAACAAAGAAtacattccctttttttttttttttttttttgtataaatgtACAATCACTTTattgtaaagaagaagaaaaaacaagagagatTAATGTACAAACTCAGCTAATTGGCTTGCACGCCAACTCACATGGagcatggtttgtaatctcTGGATTGCCAAGAATCGGACTGGATTGGACGGATTTGTCCCTggtttttaatataaaaaaaaatcagctttTATTACCTTTTTATTCTTGGGTTGTACTAGTGGATCAGTATCTTGATCTCAGTCGATACCGATCCGAGACCAATATTATGAACCCTAACATGGAGGCAACCacattaagggtgtcaatataTATCACATACAGTAGATAGATATCAATACCGATAGCGTACCGGTTTATCTGTACCGAACCATACCAAATAAAttcgatatggtatcggtatgagATATTTGTATTGAGTTGGTATTTGGTACTGACAAACCAGCGAAAATGCACCATATCGTACTGCTATCGTATCGAATACCTATACTGACAATACTGAATAAATTTGATATGATATCGGTATGAGATATCAGTATTTGATACCATATTAATATGAAACATATGTACAGTGTACCATACCAATACCGACTGAATACTAGATACtgtaccgattgacaccctagGCCCATAAAAGAAGAAGTTACAAAGAAATGAAACCAGCCCAATACCCCAAAACAGCAGCACCTCCGACAACACACCGGGGTCAATAATCAATTCCCATTAAGCCAAGACAATTGGATTTTCCATTGAGGAATAAATTCCTACCAAATTTCTGTCCAAGGATGGAGGCCTTACATATGTCATGAACATTCATTTTAATGTCTCTAGGCCTTGTTTTGTTTTAGAAAAGCCTAAGTTTTTTTCACCATCCAAAGATGAGAGCTAATAAAGCAAAATGCCAACTTGCCAATCGAACCGACAAGGTTTCTTGAGAATTCCTTTGCCACCATAAAGCTTCTAACACAAATTGCGATCCATTCAACTTGAAGGAGGGCAAAGACTTCGAATTTCTTTCAAATCTAAGTACTAAAGAtgcattcaaaaaataaatgattacGAGATTCTCATTCAACCCAACAGAAGCAACAGAAAAGAGGGACTTGGATTGTCCTTCGGATGAGTTGATCCACCGTTGAGACGGCATCAACCAATTAAACACCATGATTGTCTGGAAATGCTGAAGCGAAACCAAACTCCTTTAGACCAACCCACCTGGGGAACCAATCTTTGTATTTGATTTGtcaaaatctagggtttgctACAGTAACAATGAagtaacatttttcttttctaggtTGTAACCTCAGCTACTCCATGTTGTTCAAGGAAGAAACTTGGAAACTGAACCATTTTGCCACCCAAGAATTTCCCATATAGGGATAATCTACAACtaaatagaaactctaattaCTGATCACAGTAAGGAGCAATGTACCTATCACAGTTGATAGTAAAAATAAAAGTGCAAGTCACACTCTAATGATcaaacacacagagagagagagagagagagagaggtttggTTTATGTTAACTCTTTTGTCGTTTTAAGGAGGAGGGTTTGGTTTATGTTAGTTCTTTTGTCGTTTTTATAAGGAATGCTTAAATGGAATCTGGTATgtttataaaaattttaagatgGGTGAAATAGGTTTTTTGTACagaaaacaaatgaaatttGTAGCCCATTAACGAGACCAAGTGTAATTAAGTATTGATTATAATATCATCCACCTTCCTCTCCTCTACCATTTATAAACATTGGAAGAATGGTTCCTTACACTGGTCTTCACAGCAAGcagaaaaaaaatcaccaaaaaaaaaaagactttttaAGAACCAATTCAAAATGACAGGTTTAGGATCTCCTTGTGGAGCTTGCAAGTTCTTGAGGAGAAAGTGTGTTAAGGGTTGTGTATTTGCTCCATATTTCTGTCATGAACAAGGTGCCACACACTTTGCTGCAATCCATAAGGTGTTTGGTGCAAGTAATGTTTCTAAACTCCTTGCACATCTCCCAGTCACTGATCGATGTGAAGCTGCAGTTACAATCTCATATGAAGCTCAAGCAAGGCTTCAAGATCCAATATATGGTTGTGTTTCTTACATTTTTGCACTTCAACAACAGGTTTAATTAATTACTTCCCCACTTAAACTTGCATTAATTATCCAATTACTGGCTTAAACATTGTAATTAATTAACCAGTCTCCCTACTCTTTTTGCCTATACAGGTTGTTAATCTACAAGCACAGTTGATCTCTCTCAAAGCACAAGCAGCACAAAGCCCTGTTAATGTTAATGTCTCTACCAGCACTTCATATCCACAAGATGTTCAAGGATTGCTTCATTTAGAGGAATCAAGGATTCCACCTCAATTCCATCATCAGAATCCAACCAATAATTATACTGAAACCATGTTAAACTACAACAATATTGGTTTCATGGATCACAACTCTATGGGTGGTGATTATCAAATTCCAGTCATGCCTGAAGAGAATCACTCTTTTAGTACTGGTTTTGTTGAAGACCcatctcattctcattctcattctcattctcatctcATGGCTTCTCTTGATATGCAAAATAACACCAGGAAATGGGCTTTTCAAGACACAGATGAAGAAGACCTTCAATCAGTTGCTTTCTCTTATCTTCAACGTTCATGACATGGTGTGTGGGATTGTGATATCTTTCATCAATTTTGAAGTGTGACTATTAGCTGATATAAATAAGCTTGGCTAGGATCCCCTAGCTAGAAAAGCTTATACTGTTTAGCTAGGTTTACTCTATATATTTAGTCTAGTATTCTTATGTTAGAGATCTTGTGTACGTATCTGGTAATGGATAAAATAATAGTTTAATCTGTTTTGTTCTTGTTGATTAGCCTAATTAATGGACTAAATAAAACCTAGCTAAGATCTAAATTAACCCTAGTAGAGACCTAGGTGTTTAGCTTGTTAATTTTTTGTACTTTCCTTTCATAAACTTAATAAGATGAGGAAAGAAAAGTGTTTGGGAAACTATAATTTAGTTGTGATGTGTTCTTAATTAACACTAATTCAactttgaattttaattatATTGTTCTCTCAGTATTTTACACAGATATACATTTGTTACAATTATAATATGAAAATCTTCCACATTCTTCAACAATATATACTATTAACCTGACAATGCTGtactttccttttctcttatgatTCAATTAATATATAACAAGGAAAGTATCATTCCTTTTATTCTCACTCGAGTATTCAAGGATTTTCTATTCGGATTTCGATGCGATCGTAAGTAGAAGGTTCATATTCTTTGGTCATTGATAATAATTTGTTGGATAATACACACAATTATCACAAAACTTAATTAGTAAAACTTTCCTTCAACAatcatcagttttttttttttttgtaattttggttAAAAGGTCAATTTGtattaagaaaggaaaaaaattaatgtCTGGATATACAAGCACACGGCATATTGAAGCTCTTCACCTTCGATATTGCCATCACAGAGAAAACCCAATTGACACCAAATAAAAATTATCGAGAAAAACAGAGTCTAGATCTACATTGAGCATCGATCTATCAATAACTCCTCTTtaatatgaaaaggaaaaaataaaaataaaaaacccattcCAACAATCATCAGGTAATTAGATTGATATGGATGgaatcttattttttatatctatcatcatcatcatcctcctccctaccatcaaacccaaCCCATTGGGTCTTTGTAAGGACCATCTTATCCTTTCATTGTTCCTTTTCATTGTTACAGAGAGCTTCAGCAATGAAGGCTTAACTATTTTTCCATTGGTAAGAAGGGCTTAAATATGATCACCAGGGGAAAATAATACAGTATTTCTCATTAGACAATGGTTGGAGATATATAGTGAATAATATCAAGGACAACCAATTTGTAATCTAGGGTTTATCATTGTTGTAGGCTGACCTAGAAAGCTGCTTCCATAGTGAGGCACACCATCTATTATAAAGATAATACTGAAATAGTCTTCACTCTCTGTCCATTGACAAATATCAAATAATAATTGTTGCCTCTGTGGTATATTCAAGTCCAAAATACAGCTCCATAACTTGATactttgtccaaagatgaaTTTATTAAGTTTTGTTTGCCCAACTGAAAACTCCAAGAAATGCATCAAGTTAGGCTTTAGCTTCATAGTAATTTGATGACCAAAGTATCTGAATGACATTAAAAAGGGGCGGGGGTTCAAATTAATAAGATATTGTGGTCGGACTTTAAATAGCTGAAGCAAggaggttaaaaaaaaaaaaaaaggtcatacccagtgcacgaggctcccgccactgcggggtttggggaggatcataatgtaaaTGGGAGAAATATTATTGTTTGCATTCTCCAACAAAGAACAACACGATGTTCAGTTGTGCTTCCACTTATGAAATGTTAGGTTTTATTACTATTTTGTCAATGAATccttaaatttatttttggaataTAAGTGTCGAAAGCACTTTTCTGCCAttttggtgttcttgagagatcttcaATGTGATCTTTTTCCATTTGACATACAGATCATCTTCAACTTCGCCTGTAGACGTAGCACATCACATTGATGTGTGAACTACATTTTAAATCCCTGTgtcatctttattttttctgttttgtttgttcGTGTTTCATGGTTGTTTTAAGACAAAATTGTGGTCTATGAAAAACTGATcctaataaaggaaaaaaaatgaataatctACCCACATAGCTTTAAGCAAGGCAATTGATGTAAGATTACATGGGTTTCTATCATAAGGTTGTATTAGTGTTTATATTGGATTGTGTATTAATGCTGAGTTTTGCTAACTAGTAAGTGACAAAGACAACTAATATACATCATGGATCAGTCTTTCTAAAGTATTAAAATATTATACATTAATGGagtaatgtattttttttttttttttttttggttttgttgataAGGTTAATTGAGTAATGTATCATAGTCAAGGCAATGATGCAAAAATGTGGAAGCTTTGGCCTGACCTCtgtgataaaattaaaataaaatactttttGGTTATATTAATTTCTATGAGTCACCTACCAAAAGAAATGTTGGTCATGAGTCTTCCTCAAAGTAGCAGCTTAGTTGGCACCTGAGAGGATGACCTTATAGTCATATAACAACAATTTTTAGCCCAAAAGTGCTTTACCATGTAACCAAATAACCATTTTCTTTGTTGcttatatttttaaatttagaaACTTGAAACTTAAAATGACAATACAAGGAGAAAAGTCCAAGAAATGGTGGTTCCAATGGCTAGAGTAGGCTACAAAAATGCTGACATGTGGTTACCCATGGGCATTCATATATAAATGGATAGTTGAGATCAGCCACTCCTACTCACATGCAGGTATGTATATAAATTATTGTATCTTTGACAGTACACAATCTAATCATTTAAATATTAATTAacatatttttcctttttttagtaTAATAAACTAAGTATTTGGTTTGTATTAccttaaggagagagagagagagagcatgggCTTGTCAGACCAACCTTTAAAGAATGTCAGGCCCATTACCACTAGACCTTAAAGACACCAGCCAAAGTCCAAGACAAACTATATGTCAGGCCCATTACCACTAGACCTTAAAGACACAAGCCAAAGTCCAAGACAAACTATTGGACCTTAGATCAGGCCTAAGAATAGTTCCAATCAAACCAGACCTGAAAAGCCCATTGGTACTTCTAAGATGCAAGGCCTTCCAACAAGGGAACCTaatattctaccaaaaaaataaaacaagggaaCCTAATAGATGATGCCCTACATCTGATCTGAATTTCAATCCAACAGCAACCAGAAAAGTGGGGCCACCATGGATTGCATGAACCAATAAGTGGTTTTTCTAACCATCTGATTGGAACTTTGGAAGAATGATCACCAGAGGACAAAGCGAGAAAGTAGGTGAGTCATTTCCTGTTTGAGTGGGATTCCTTGAGGATCAAGCACCTTACTCTTATTGAATTGGGTAACTAATCCCTTACCCTCGAAGTTTAAACCATAATAATGAAATGGGTTTAGTGACATAATCCAACTTATTAAAAGTCTCCAACAaagctgctcttcttcttcttcttttttctctggtCAAAGGTCGGTCATACACTAATAAGAGGACCCACCGCACCCATTACAGTTTCCCCCATTGATCATCTGCCCTCTTGCTATGGTCCTCTTAACGAAGACATTTTTACAGTTCATATTCAACTCAAAGCTCAATAAAGCCAACCTTTTCAATGGGACATATAGTTCTCTTTTGTACTCTCTCTCTGGCCTTTGCTGCCTCTGCTGGCTCTACTGTTGTTGTGTCTTCATATAACACCACGCAAGTGGATGGCCCTCACAGTGTCAAAGAAGCCCTTCTCTCATCTCAATACGCTCTCACTTCATTAAAGAAGAAaaccactctctctctttctctggctTCTCTGCTTTTCCACAAATGATAAATAAAGAGGGGCAGGGCCGTTACTCATAAAGACAAAAGGAAGGCCAGAGATAGAGAACCAGACCCCACTTTTGTTGAATATGGATGGCTTAGATCATACCCCACGCTTGCAGACAAAGAGACGCCCTTCTTCACTCCACCCAAACTTTCATGCTTTTCCCTAGACTTAGTCCAACCGTTTTTCTCATTTCCTCCATTTTAAATTGTCAAAAAGAAAGTAGTAACACACCTACTGCTTgcaaattttctcttttctgaacttacaaaagaagaaaaagaaagagagagagagaaagacctCAAGCCTTCaaccttcaaagttcaaacaataCAAACTCCAAAGTGTTTTGTCACTATTCATTCAAACACAGAAAACATGCACTTACCTTCTAAAACACACTCACAGGCATCACTTCTCTTTTGAACATGGGAAAATGGGAAACTCTTTTTCCCCCTCATGTTCACCTCTCTCCTTTTTAGCTAAagttctctcctttcttttgttcttttttctttggcttCTTATTCTAATATAAACACTCTAGTCCAAGTCAAGATCATCCAAACACTCTTTTAATTAATGGTTTTTAAGTATGAGTAATTTACAATGCTTATCAATAACAGAGGATATTGGCCGAATGTCAATCATAGACTCTCtaagaaaaaaacatatttaATGAACTCTGTTTAGGGTGAGAAATTGTTACATGCCATGGAACAAGATTGGGTACACCTTAGATTTTTATGACTCACCTGGGTATGATCTAGAATTTGATTTATAATACCTTCCTTATACATATGTGTTCTAAATGCTTTAAATAACGATTGCAAGGAGAAAggtagaagagaaagagaaaaaggaagagcacaacaaagatttaatgtggttcggcCTTCACAGAAGAACCTACGTCCACAGAGAAAACCCCATTTTTACTTAGTTACATGGGGAGGAGAAGAATCTCCTTTAAATAAAGAAGTGTACAACTTGGCTGCCAAGTGAGGATGACTGCTTTTAATGAAATTACAACCACCGTATGAATGGGCTTGATTTCTTGCTAAATAAGACTGATTTGCTTCAATCTCTATCCCATTGATTTCgccaacactccccctccaaGTTGGAGCGAAAATGTCAATTGAGGTCAACTTGGCTAACATCTTGTGAAACACACCCTTAGGAAGAGCCTTGGTAAACATGTCCGCTAACTGATCTGCACTTCGGATGTAGGGAGTCTCAATAGTCTTATCTTGGACCTTTTCACGGACAAAATGACAGTCCACCTCTATGTGTTTAGTCTGTTCATGAAAAATTGGATTCGTAGCTATATGAGTtgccgcttgattatcacaaaacaacTTCATAGGTCTTGTAGAGTCTTTATGCAGAAGCTCACGAACAAGTAAACGAAGCCAAACAAGTTCACTCGTGGTGGCAGCCATGGCTCTATACTCAGCCTCGGCACTTGAGCGCGCAACAACACCCTGCTTCTTACTCTTCCAGGTAACCAGGTTGCCTCCTACAAATGTACAAAAACCAGTTGTTGACCTTCTATCCTCAGGATTTccggcccaatctgcatctgtgTAACCAACAACCTCAGTATGCCCATTCTTCTTCATCCAGATACCACGCCCTGGACAAAACTTAAGGTATCGCAATATATGGTCAACAAGCCCCATGTGGCCTTCAGTGGGAgaatgcataaactggcttacgAAACTGACAGCATAAGCAATATCCGGTCTAGTGATGGTTAGGTAGATTAACTTTCCTACCAACCGCTGAAACTGTCCACGATCAAGTAAtggattatttttttcaataaacTTGCTGTTATAATCCATTGGAGTATCAGCTGGCTTTGCCCCAAGCTTTCCAGTTTCCttcaacaaatccaaaacatattttctttgcGAGAGAAATAGCCCTTTGCTAGAACTTGCTATCTCAATTCCAAGGAAGTAACGCAATCTTCCCAGATCCTTGATGTCAAATTTCTCTCTCAAGTATTGCTTTAGAACTCCAATTTCATAAAGATCATCACCAGTGATgactatgtcatcgacatagattAGCACCACCACAACAGACTTTGAGCTTCTTTTAACAAATAATGAGGGATCAGACTCACTTTTCTTGAAATCAAAGGACAAGAGAGCAGAACTTAGCTTACCATACCAAGCCCGAGGTGACTGCTTGAGTCCATAAATAGCTTTATTTAGCTTACACACCATTCCAGGTTGTCCTTCTAAGGGATGTCCAGGAGGAAGGTCCATGTAAACCTCCTCTTCAAGATCCCCATGTAAAAAAGCATTTTTTACGTCCATCTGAAAGAGAGACCAACTTTGATTAACAGCAATAGACATAAGGACCCTAACGGTGTTCATTTTAGCAACCAGAGCGAATGTTTCTTTATAATCCACTCCATATGTTTGGGTGTACCCCTTTGCCACAAACCTGGCTTTGTGTCTCTCAATGGACCCATCACTCTTGTATTTGATCCTATACACCCATCGACAACCCACAGACCGTTTCCCATGTGGCAATGACACAATGTCCCAAGTATGATTTTTGTCAAGAGCTAGGAGCTCCTCAttcatggcttctttccatataGGTAACCCTTGTGCCTCAAAATAGGTAGCCGGTTCTGAGTGGTTGCTAATGGCAGTCAGAAAGGCAAGATAATCTGAAGAAATATTATCATAGCAAATATGCGCCTGTATAGGGTAAGCCACGGCTGCAGAGTGATATGTGGAAAAATCACGGAGTCTGGTAGAAGGTTGTGGAACACGAGTAGACCTGCGTACAGGAGCAGGTGGCATCGGCACTGGTGCATTGGCTTCACCAGTAGGCAATAGTGCATCATCATTCGGCAGAATTGTAGTGGTGTCAACACAGTTCTCACCAGT is drawn from Telopea speciosissima isolate NSW1024214 ecotype Mountain lineage chromosome 1, Tspe_v1, whole genome shotgun sequence and contains these coding sequences:
- the LOC122650544 gene encoding LOB domain-containing protein 29-like — its product is MTGLGSPCGACKFLRRKCVKGCVFAPYFCHEQGATHFAAIHKVFGASNVSKLLAHLPVTDRCEAAVTISYEAQARLQDPIYGCVSYIFALQQQVVNLQAQLISLKAQAAQSPVNVNVSTSTSYPQDVQGLLHLEESRIPPQFHHQNPTNNYTETMLNYNNIGFMDHNSMGGDYQIPVMPEENHSFSTGFVEDPSHSHSHSHSHLMASLDMQNNTRKWAFQDTDEEDLQSVAFSYLQRS